The DNA region TACTACGAAGCGCGATTCGCGATCTGCGGGGCGTCGATCGGCGCCGCCGCCAGCGCGCGCCGCCAGGCGCTGGGAGCCTTGACGTGAACGACGATTCGCACATGGCGCCGCGCGCCGAGCGCGTGATGCTGATCGGACTCGACGGCGCCACCTGGGATGTGCTGACCCCGTTGGCGGAGTTGGGGGTGATGCCGAGCTTGGCGCGGCTGATGAGCGAGGCGGCGCTGGGCACGCTGACGAGCGTGCGGCCGTGCATTACGCCGGCGGCCTGGGGCACGCTGCAAACGGGGGTCGATCCGCTGACGCATGGCGTGCTCGACTATCGTTACTTCGACCACGAGCGGCGGCAGGTGCTGCTCAACTCGACGCGGCGCCTGGCGGCGCCGACGTTGTTCGAGCTGTTGGCCGCGCGAGGAGAGTCGGTGGTGTCGTTGGGCGCGCCGGTGACCTGGCCCGCGCGCGTATCGCCGCCGAGCATCGTGGTGGGGGGGGTCGATTGCCCCTCGATCGAAGCCGCGCTGGCGCCGTATCCGCGGTTTGCCGAAGCGCTGGCGCGGGCCGGCGCCCGGCTGTCGCTGGATATGGTGTGGAACCGCCGCCCACGCGACCTGTCGGAACTGCGGGCAAACATCGCGGCGACTCGGCAGAACATTCAGGCGCAGACGATCGCTGCCGGCGTGGCCGACCAACAATGCGACTGGCGGCTGATGACAGTGCAGTATCAGGTGCTCGACGCGCTGCAACATCGCGCGTGGCACTTGCTGGCCAATCCGCTGGTGGCCGAACCGCATCCCTGGTCGCGCGAACTGCACCAGTGCTTTGCCGAACTCGATCGAGCGCTGGGCACATTGATCGAACTGGCCGACCGGCGGCGCGCGGCGCTGGTGGTGCTGAGCGATCATGGGTTTGGCGGATTCCGCGAGAAGATTTCGATTCGCGAGTTATTGCGCCGGCGCGATCTGCTGACGCCCGCGACCCGTTGGCAGCGATTGGAATATCGCGCAGCGCGGACGGTGTGGAAGCTGCGCCGCGGCGCGACCAAGCGACTGACGGGCAACAGTTCTCGCGCGCTGCAGCGCCCGCTCGGCTCGTTGGCCGCGCTCGATTGGCGGCGCACGCGGGCGCTGTCGCTGCACGGCGCCATCGCAGGACTGGTGTATCTCAATACGCCAGAGCGTTTTGGCCGAGGGCCGGTCGATACGGCGGGGCGCTACGATGAGGCGCTAGCCGAGACATTGGCCGCGTTTCGCGAAGCGCGGCATCACGAAACGGGAGAACCGCTGTTTGTCGAGGCGATCGCCACGCGCGAGCGAATCGACGGCGATCCTTGCGAGCGCGGACTGCCCGACGTGATGGCGATTCCGGCGGACGGCTTTCATACGCGTTCGAAGCCGGACCGGCGGCCGCGCTTGCTGCCGGCCGATCCGGAGATGGCGGGCACGCACCGCGCGGAGGGGGTATTGTTGGTCCGGGCCTCGGGTGTGCGGACGGGCGTGGGGCACGAGGCGCACTTGCGCGACATCGCGCCGACAGTGCTGGCCCTGTTGGGACTTGCGCCCAGCGGCATGGAGGGGAGCAGCTTGTCGACGCTGTGGGGAGAGGCGCCGGCGGAACCGGTGGCGCGGCGGCGGCCGGCGCGGCTACAACAGGCAGGATCGGGCGCCGACGAAGAATCGGCGGCGGCGGAAGGCCGATTGCGAGCGTTGGGTTACATCGAGTGATACGATGACCGCTGGTGGCGGCGTGAGTGTCGCCGCTGCTGGCAAGACAGGCGCCGCAAGCCCTGCCACTTGTGCTCCGAAAGGAGTTCTCCGATGCGCTCGCAACGATTCGTCGCTTTGCTCACCGTGGTCAACTTGGGAATTCTGGCATCGCTCTTGCTGGCGGCCAAGCCAACCAACCCGAGCGACACCGTGGCGCCGTCGGTGGTCCGCGCGCAGGCCATTGAACTGGTCGACGCCGACGGCAACGTGCGCGTGCAACTTCACCTGGGCCAAGACGGCGGTGGCAGCTTGCGGATGCGCGACGCCAAGGGGGAGGTGCGCGTCAAGATGCAGGCCCTGCCCGACGGGGCGGGATTGTTGTTCTTGAACGGCAACACCGAGCCGGCCGTGCAACTGGGCACGAGTGAAAAAGGAACCGGCCTGACGTTGATTGACCTCGACAAGAAAGAGCGTGTGATCGCGCCGTGAGGGGAGAAACTCTTGGTCGCCCGCAGGAGCTTGGACTGTGGCGCCAAGCACGCGGCGCACTCCTCGGCGGCCGATCGTTGGCGCCGACGCGACTGACGAATTTTTTAATTCGCCGACATTTTGGTTTTGTCGCGTCAGTACTTGCGCCTGCCCCTGACATCTGGTGTCAGGGGGGCTCCGCGTCGCCGTGTTATGTTGACCAGCTTTTCGCCGTGGCGATGCACGGCGCGGCTTTCAGATTTGCTTGATTTTTTGTTGAAATCGCGCGCTGACGTTGCTAAATTCAGCGGCGCGACATGAGCGCCTTTCATTTGCGGCCCATCGTGGCGGGAAGCGGAGGTGGTCGATGGATGGCAGCGACTCTCGGCGTGGGGTTTCTTTACTCGAACTTCTGATCGTTGGCGGCATTGTCTCGCTGCTGATCGCGTTGACTCTGCCCGCCGTGCAGTCAGCGCGTGAATCGTCGCGGCGGGCAATGTGCGGTAACCATCTTCGCCAAATCGGCATTGCTCTGCAGGCGTACGAGTCCGCGCTGGGATCATTTCCCAGCGGCGCGATTGTGGGTTCCGGCCAGACCATGGCAGAAATTCTCCTAACCGGCCCGAGTGACGTCGCCTTTCACGCAAATGGACTTGCCCTATTGCTCCCTCATCTTGAGCAGACGGCATTACACAGCGCTTATAACTTTAGTCGCCGCTGGGATAAGCAGCGAGATCACATTGTCGATCAAGTCATTCCCGTTTTCGTTTGCCCTTCCGCCTCACATGACAATCCGTACACGGTCGCGGGCTTGGAAGTGTTTTTCGATGTCGGCAACACATTTGGGCTCTCCGATTTCATTTTTTGCAAGGGTGTTTTTGATGGCTGGTGCCTGTACCCGTCAATAGTTCCGAAGGACGAACGAGGAATGTTCGATGCCTCGTTTTTGGGCGGCAAAACCAGTTTTACGGTGCGAGCGTCCCAAATTACCGATGGCCTGAGCAATACACTTGCGATGGGCGAAGGGGCTTGCGGCTGGCCCGTGTGCGCTGGCGTGGACTGCTCGCACGACTCGGGATCGATATCGGCAAACGCCTGGGCGGGACAACCCAACTTCGCCGACGTTGCACAGCATGGGCTGCTGATGACGAGCACCTTCGGTTCGACCATAGAGCCGCTGAACAAACGACCTGTCACCCAGACCGTTGTTGATGCTGTGCCCGGCAATGCGGCGGGCGTGTTCACGTGCGCGTGCAGCACGGATTGGAATCAAACAGGCCGTAAGACCGCCAAGGGGCAGACGAGCGGATTTCGCAGCGATCATCCTGGCGGAGCACAGTTTCTCTATGCTGATGGTTCGGTCCAGTTCGTTCAAGAGAGCGTCGACTTGGCTGTATATCGTCAGCAGTCGACGATACAAGGCAAGGACGAATGACATGGGCAGAGTCGTCTGGTTTGGAGTGGCAGTCGGCAGTGGTTTAGCTGCAGGACTCCTGCTGTCATTGGCCTTTCCCCCGTATCGCTTTGGCTTTCTCGCTTGGTTTTGCTTGATTCCAGCAGCCTTATGTTTGAGGCCCCTAAAATCATCGCTGCCAGTCGCTTTGGCTTTGGTATCGGGGTCCATCGCATTCCATCTCGCGGCCCTCGGATTCATCAGACAGGC from Pirellulales bacterium includes:
- a CDS encoding alkaline phosphatase family protein produces the protein MNDDSHMAPRAERVMLIGLDGATWDVLTPLAELGVMPSLARLMSEAALGTLTSVRPCITPAAWGTLQTGVDPLTHGVLDYRYFDHERRQVLLNSTRRLAAPTLFELLAARGESVVSLGAPVTWPARVSPPSIVVGGVDCPSIEAALAPYPRFAEALARAGARLSLDMVWNRRPRDLSELRANIAATRQNIQAQTIAAGVADQQCDWRLMTVQYQVLDALQHRAWHLLANPLVAEPHPWSRELHQCFAELDRALGTLIELADRRRAALVVLSDHGFGGFREKISIRELLRRRDLLTPATRWQRLEYRAARTVWKLRRGATKRLTGNSSRALQRPLGSLAALDWRRTRALSLHGAIAGLVYLNTPERFGRGPVDTAGRYDEALAETLAAFREARHHETGEPLFVEAIATRERIDGDPCERGLPDVMAIPADGFHTRSKPDRRPRLLPADPEMAGTHRAEGVLLVRASGVRTGVGHEAHLRDIAPTVLALLGLAPSGMEGSSLSTLWGEAPAEPVARRRPARLQQAGSGADEESAAAEGRLRALGYIE
- a CDS encoding DUF1559 domain-containing protein; this translates as MDGSDSRRGVSLLELLIVGGIVSLLIALTLPAVQSARESSRRAMCGNHLRQIGIALQAYESALGSFPSGAIVGSGQTMAEILLTGPSDVAFHANGLALLLPHLEQTALHSAYNFSRRWDKQRDHIVDQVIPVFVCPSASHDNPYTVAGLEVFFDVGNTFGLSDFIFCKGVFDGWCLYPSIVPKDERGMFDASFLGGKTSFTVRASQITDGLSNTLAMGEGACGWPVCAGVDCSHDSGSISANAWAGQPNFADVAQHGLLMTSTFGSTIEPLNKRPVTQTVVDAVPGNAAGVFTCACSTDWNQTGRKTAKGQTSGFRSDHPGGAQFLYADGSVQFVQESVDLAVYRQQSTIQGKDE